CTCACCTTTATTGCTGCGCCGTCTCTAactctctttcccacccaaaccccaACTCTCTAGACTCTAGCCACTCACTCACTCTCTACTTTGTTTAAACTTTAAAACCCTCACAGCACCATACGCTGTCGTCGGTCTCCACTCGCCACTGGCCACTCTTGTGCCGTCATTCTGGCAGCTTCACCGCGTCGTTTTCTCTCTTTAGGCGCGGTGTCCTTCCCTTCTCCGCTTCTGCGTTTGCGCGTTTGCTTCCATTCTCGTCACTATATATTAACATATTTATGTCTCTGTTGTTTTAACAAAGAACATGAAGATGTTTGTTGAAAGTTGTATGCTGATAATGAAAGAATATTTGATGTTAAAGACTTTATTTCATTGATTTTTTTAGAATGAAagttgtattttaaaattttattttatggacTATGATTTTCTATGTTGTATTTCTGGACTTATAATTTTAGATAAGATATGTTTGTGtgtttgtaataatattttgtaatttgttttttggttttcttttatattttttactataatttcCATATGAATGTTAAATATAGGGAGATGGGGAATGGGGCCCCGCAGGGAACAGGGATGAAACAATTATCCCCCCATGATGAAAAATGGAGCAGGGACGGGGATTAATTCTGGGGGTGGGGGACGGAGAGTAAGGAGACATCCCCCAGTGACGGATTCAGAAAATTTTGTAAGTGGGGGCGAAATATACATAatatgataatattttttataattatactttgttattataaaatataattagtctttaaattatctaatcaacaaattaaagtattaaaataataatttaaataataatatataaattaaaattttattttttaggttttatattttgaaaaaattaaataatattttattctcaatACAATCAAATgtctttctttttatatatgtcattaaataatcatttaaaaattcatCTTTCATACGATTACGAAATTGATTCtttatattattcatatttaaaaaaaaaatttcaaccgatgttataaaaaaaaaactaaaaacttaaaaaaacaCCAATGAATAAACagtattattttgatttcttatattattattattattattattattattattattattattattatttaaccattttttatttaatagtcaatataaaattaatatttttattaatcatttttaatttaatattaaaatcaatttaataagatagtttatttaatttgaaattaatttaacagaataattttatatatttataatcaaatctaataaaATATTAGGTTGAATTCTATTAACTATCAAATATTTAGATTAAATGGATATGCCATTTGTTAaatattaaaagattttttgtcacttttaataaatataatatttattagttatttttatcacaatttttaaataatttaacaatTATTTTGTCTGCGTCTAAATCTTTTAGATATCAAATTGATAATTACTTATATTTTGAACaaataatcaaatatatataatatatatacacgGCATAACAATGAGATTCATTAAGtatataaacatattttttcaaattttaaatttatttattagtcacaattataaaataacaaatttataattatttcactctttctttttaaaagttattataacaaatttatttgaattttaaattactATTTGTTTTTTGATCACTAAAGTTAATGAATAAAGTTCACCTATAATGagatcaaatttaattatataaggaggataaataaattttattattatatattaattaacaaatttttaaattttattggaCACTTACCCCTATTTCCTTTAACATGAATCCATCCCTGCATCTCGCGCTTCGCCCCTGCCCCCATTGACATCCCTAAAGCTAACCCTTCAAGTATACCCATTTAAAAAATAGGGATTGCCAGTTAGGTAAGGCTAACTTACCATGGCAAATAACACAATCTAATTTAAGTGGCTGCTTATTCGGTGATATATCATATattattaaactatttttttactttaattcataacaacaataaaaaaattttatggctcacaaattcaacccaataaaatacataaatttagttataattttagtctttattattttatcttagtttatctttaattattcttatcttatctttatttacTCTTATATTTCTGCACGTCACAACAAAGAAAATTGAAAGCGGAAACTAGGAAGAATGGCAACGCcgtctaaaaatttttttctatttaactTGGGAtgtttttttcatttaatttggTCTTCACGTTGATAAAACCGTTacaagtttaaaattttatttttaacaatttatttttttttaaaaacgattacaaatttaaaattctatttttaaaaattaaaaattttattttttaataattttaaaaatttgttcaAATTGGCTAATACCGAATTGGTTTGGTTAACTAAGGAGATTGGCTAGTTAATTAAGTGACAATAACATTTCAGCGCAACCGTAATTAGAACTGcgcatatatattattttttacataaaacaTGCATGTGCATGGGACATTTCACATTTGTGAAGCACTCGGAAAGGGTTaacaaataagaaaaagaaaaaagggggGTAAAAATGCAAACTCTTCATTCTCCCCCTTAATAATAAGATACAATGTTACAAAACCTCAACCGCTGTACAATGCATAGTGGATAGCTTGTCCAACAAATCAACCGTTAACATGGAAGCTCTTGGCTTTGGCTTTGGAATAATCCTGTGAGATTGTTGAGAATATCCCATTGATGATGCTGATAATAAAGGGGTTGTTGAAGTGTTCCTTTCACATGGACCTAACCACTTAGCTTGCATGTATCTATGCTTTCTCCATGGCCCCATgtgcattttcttttctttcatgcACCTTTTTGCAGCCATGCATAAGATCTTGATCAAGTTCGTTAGTCTCTCCACCTTCCCCACAAACACTTCCGGGAGCCGCCGCACCAGGCGGTTATAGTCCTCGCTTCCCCTCGCCATCTCGAACTCCGCCCGGAAGTTTAGTTCTATCATCACTCTTATTACCTCCCCTTTCTTTGAGCTTGTAGTGTCTATCACATCCAAAAACTTGTGTTCACCTGCACACAGTTTATTAAGTATAAAGTTTaattaatagtttaattaaaagtggtcaatattttttatgaagGGGTTAGTGACAACAACAACCAATATCTAATTCAAATGACAAGACGTTCTTATCCAGATCAATTTTCTAAGTAACTTTTTTATCCCTAACTCACTTTTCAATTGTGCACCTACCATTCAATATTCTTATGATTTACACTTTAATACTCCCTCTAGCTAGGTGCAATCTTATGAAAATAACTCTACAGCTAAAGTGTAGAGTTAATTAATAATCTAGTGAGGATTTTGAAAAGGGTAATTTAACACTTTTCAGGTGAAAACAAAATACATggaatataataatttaatatatggTGAATATTCAtcaatatttttatctaaatattaataattaaataatttaacataatacttatcaatattttaattattattttcatatcAGTACCTTGATATATAATTTATCGGTTTCTTTAATAATATCCGTcttagataaaaataaaaatattaaaaaaaactgaTTTATATATTTGTGTTGTCGctgtatttttagttttaaaatacTTGGCAAAGAAACAAAGTAATATCAATTATCTGTATTTGTGACTGTAATGTTTGCACATGTCTTTGTATCAATGATGTATTTGATGCATTATTCTTGAAATTAATCTATTCAACTAGTTAATACATGCATCACAAAACGAAAATaatcaaaggaaaaaaaaaaaaaaaaacaagacaATAAGAAGAATATTTGCCTATTTGGTTTCAATCTAATCTTAGACCCACCCTAaagatttttttctattaagAGAGGCGAACAAGTCAAACAAAACATAATAAGGAAACAACTCCACTAAAAAACTAATTAGTGTCAACTAGATCCAActagtaattaaattaatttttttaaacatatttttaaaaaatataagaaaattaaaaattaacaaaattatctaatcctaattcctAATAATAACAAACATCCAAATTTATTGTTAGActattttagaaattaaattaaaatgaaGTTAACTTATCTTGACTTATGACCTACTTGGTTTCCATACTTTTTCATAAGGAAAAAAGAATGAGCAACTTGGAAGACAAAATTGACAAACCTGAAGGAATGTCTGGTGAGCTTCTCCATTTGGTTTTACAGATGGCACTATCAAAACCTGCTTTCTGAAGCCGCCTTGAAACTTCCCTCATCAAGCAGCTCCGGCACGAGGTGGCCGCCGCCATCTCTCTCCCGCAGCAGCAGACGCTCTCTTCACTTTGTATTTCTTGAAGCGCTTCTTTGGTTGCATGCCTAATCCTTGACTCCAAAGAACTTGTTCTGCATACATTTGCCTAAAACCAAAAATTCTACCTCATTTAATCGCCGTCATAAATATAAATCACTCGTACCAAAAACTTAAGCTGACAGAAAAAAAAACAGcatgaataattatatctttaattTAATTGGTTAATTACCTGCAAAATCTGGTGTTGGTTGTCCCAAAAAGTTCTATTATCCTCAAGGTTACAagtatcatcatcattatcttGATCATCATCATGATGTTGATCTAACTCGATTTCATTAGAGTCATCACTACTGCAAGCACTATAGATGTTTGCATCATCAAGAAACTCGAATTCAACGTCACCAACAACACAACTTGTCTCATGTTGAGGTTGTTCAACCACGTAGCTGAGCTCGAGGGTTTTTACCCTGCGACGACTCGACAGGAACCTCGTTACTCTACCACCCATGGTTGTTCCACCCATGCTGAGTCACTCACTAACTCGCCCCCTAATTTTTCTCTCTTTAAACTTGGTTTGGATGATGTTGTAATTTCCAAATGCATTTTATACCGAAATTGTGGCTCAATTGGGCCCACCACAGGCCCAACTATTGGGCACTAATCGCCGCGCACATGTGGGTAAATTCTGGATGCCTACGTGGCGTTTTTTAAGTGGTTGGTTCAGATCTGACCAGTCGTGTGACTCGAGTGGAAGTTGGGCCAGACAGCGAGGATCCACGTAGGTGAGGTCCAATAATTTCTCTTCACCCCAACCATATGGATATACTCGAATATTCATCGGGTATTTTATAGGAAAACAATTATAATCGTATTAtatagtatgtagtaaccaaaAATGAAAAACGGAATAATTATCAAGCGagatttgaagaagaaaaatatctACTGTACATATATTCGTATAATCAATCTCAAGTATTAGATTCTGTATTCGTATAAGCATGATTCTAATACtcgaatatattttttaataaacacaTTTGAATTTAGGGTATTAAAATTATGTATTCTACCATCAAACCCCAACCATCCGAATATGCTCGAATATCCTAATTTCTTAACAAAGTTAATTATCAAACAATATATACAGAAATAACGTTAAGAAGAAATGTTGATGTCCTGAAGCAAATACAATACATAAGCCGAGGTGAGAAATTTAAAGAGGtaacaattattttaaaagacaatgaaatttttgataaaaaaaatatcaatttggtttttgaattttatttttataaaatgaaTTAGTTTTTGTGTCAAAAAAAGTCAGTGTTTTTTTGTATAGAGACTAATTagttctaaaaaaaatatcagaTTAGGTGTTTTTTTTCTTGAACGTCTCGTTGTTCTTTTGAGATAATTGTCAAGAATCGTTCGATAGAGTATTCACTCAAATTTAAATAATGATAGAAAATCAGGTGGAGTCGATTTCATGTGAAATTAATAGCTGATAGTggttagataatttgactgatttgactaaatttttatctaataactttcaattatcaactttacgtgaagtcGACTACACTTGAATTTTTAccttaaataataattatatgaaATTTTGTTGATTGGAAATTAGAATGAGTGAGTCGAGGCAATGATGAGATGCAACGTTGCAAGATCAAGGGCGTTGAGTAACGAAGCTTATCCGATAGGGAGGTAGGTGGGGCCAGTGTGTCCGCTACCAAAATTAGATTTTGGAAGAAAGTGAATTGAAGTGAATTACGCGGCTTATTGTGGGTGGTTTTGTTTCCAATGATTCCCCCACCCATTGGAATTCATCTTCATTATTAAAACTTCAGGGCCCAAATTTAGGGGCTTCTTTGTAATTTACCCCCCTTTCAATAATTTTGGTGTTCCCCGGCCGCGTCATAAAAGAGCATAATTGGATGAATATGCCTTctaaaaaataatcattttaaatttctttttttattctaagCTCATGTTGTTGGCTGATGTTTTTACGTGACGGGTAAAAAACTAAAAGTATTTATAATTCTATTAACCAAGGTGGCAAGGTCCCACTATCTTCCATCACCAACAAATAATTAACGAATGTCTATAATTACAAACTGAATATGAATAGAAACAATGAGAAAATATGTGCATTCATTAGCACATGTTCATGCAGCTCATCAACATTAATAAGTTTGGAAACCATAAAGGAATGGAATTTAGCTTAAAAAATTGTACCCCactaaggaaaaaaaaaaagacattttcccacaaaagaaaaatacccaAAAAGGGAAATGAGACCAAATGGGGCTACCAAATtaatgagaagaaaaaaaaagaaaagaaggaggAGGTGGAGTATAACAAGCAGAAAGAATATTTTTTGATAAACAGtagaattttaaataattactttcattatattattaaatttgaacTTGTTGCTCTGTCTTTCTCATTTTACTTCTTGTTATTTATActgtcaatttttttaattcatcactaattataaatttcacatttttcaaaaatatagtaTCTAAATGAAATCAGTATcctttgtttaatttattttacctTTTTGTCCTTTTTCTATTtgatataaatttaaaatgattttattaattagaacTAAATCTAGAGGTGCATGCATTTATGTTTTGTGAAGAAGGAAATGGGCACGAATGGGAGTGTCATCTTCATTGAATGGTGCTGAAAGTGAACAGCTGAAGGCTGACGCGGCAAATTTTGATGAAGAGAACGTGCCTGATAGGGTCGGGGCCTGGACATGAAGAGTGGTGGTTGTGGAGAGACATCACACTTAGGTGTAATTCAAATCATGATTTATGACATGATCCATGTCATTTGAAAATGGTGGAAATTCAGATGTGGTAAACGTCCGGTGATAGGTAAGAGTAGTTAGATGTTTAATTAAtgagtaattttttatatataagtgATTTTTTATACAAATCATACAAGTCATTTATAAACACGttgttttacattttttttgtacctctttttcttcttttttctcttgtctctttttcttctctttctccctctttttttattgaaattttttctcttcttttcgttttctcttttttcttcatcAAAATCACTAGAAAAAACGAAGAAATATTATTCAAGGTACGTTTCTtaccttctctttctctttcttcttcttcttgctacacgttcttctttctcttcctgttcttcttcttcatttacgtgcttttctctttgttttctttcttagTTATTTTCGGTTTCCATTGTTTTTTGatatcaagctctgaaatcatttttgaagaagaagcagcagcagaagatgaggagaaaaaagagaaagagttctgaattatg
This sequence is a window from Arachis stenosperma cultivar V10309 chromosome 10, arast.V10309.gnm1.PFL2, whole genome shotgun sequence. Protein-coding genes within it:
- the LOC130954621 gene encoding uncharacterized protein LOC130954621, encoding MGGTTMGGRVTRFLSSRRRVKTLELSYVVEQPQHETSCVVGDVEFEFLDDANIYSACSSDDSNEIELDQHHDDDQDNDDDTCNLEDNRTFWDNQHQILQANVCRTSSLESRIRHATKEALQEIQSEESVCCCGREMAAATSCRSCLMREVSRRLQKAGFDSAICKTKWRSSPDIPSGEHKFLDVIDTTSSKKGEVIRVMIELNFRAEFEMARGSEDYNRLVRRLPEVFVGKVERLTNLIKILCMAAKRCMKEKKMHMGPWRKHRYMQAKWLGPCERNTSTTPLLSASSMGYSQQSHRIIPKPKPRASMLTVDLLDKLSTMHCTAVEVL